A window of Cucurbita pepo subsp. pepo cultivar mu-cu-16 unplaced genomic scaffold, ASM280686v2 Cp4.1_scaffold002148, whole genome shotgun sequence genomic DNA:
GTTACCAGCTTAGTGTTGTTCTTTTGGATTAGCTCATTTTTTGTAATCGGGCATGGGGACTGGttattttgttgggtttgttttATGTATGCCTTTCAAGTATTGGTTTGCCTTGAGTATTTATAATTCAAGGCTTACAAGGTTGTGAGTGCTTGCTAATCATTCCAACATTTGTAGTGATTTTACTTCAAttctacatttcttttttttattttttacaaaaattgatttatttttggcAAATAGAAAACTTGACTTCAAAGGTTGATGGAGGCTCTTAAAAAAGGTAATTTAAAGATTCAATCTGTTGGTTTAGCAAATCTACTTTTCATTTAGGTTTAGCTAAGCTTCTACAGTTTAAATGAACTTGGACTTCCTGCCGAGTTGTCCAGCCTCGACCCTTCATTGTGCATATCAAATATTCcgaatttgaaaaacaagaagcTTTTTGGAAAAGTTCTCTCTTGCAGGGATAAATAATGAAGAATTCATAAGTTCTTGCAAAAATGCTGCAATCAGTACATATGAGTAGCAAAGGAGTCTCCTGTCATGCATATGatcatttgattaattttcCCAATCGCTGTATTTATCTGTATTTCTTCTTGGATTTGGATGGTGGATTTGCAGGTCAATTTATTCTTCTTATTTGCGATTTTGTGAATGTCAGTTTTatgcttttttctttatgatcTTTCATTGTATcaatggatgaaaatccaagtGATTGGATCTTGGTAAATATTTGAGAAATCTGAATTATGTTGCTTTTAGGATACTAGCAAGGACAAGAAGACCGAGGATCTCAAAGAGAGCTCACAATCACAGAATGAAATCTTTTTTAATCCTAATGTCTTAACTGAGTTTAAGTTGGCTGGGAGTGAAGAGGTAAGATCTGAACTTGCATACCTTTTGCCTGGCAGTTATTTAGAGGCCCATGTTCTCAGTTCTCTTACTCTTGCATTCACCAGGAGATTGAAGAAGACAAAAATAATGTGAGGGGAGCCAGTATGTTCCTCACAGATGTTGTGCTTCCAAAATTCATTCAAGATCTCTGCACACTGGAAGTCTCACCAATGGATGGCCAGACCTTGACTGAGGCACTCCATGCTCAGGGAATTAATGTTCGGTATATAGGAAAAGTGAGCATGCTTAGACATGACATAACGATATCATTGATCAGTTTGATGACCTTGTCTTGGTGGTATGCCCATGAATAGAGATTTTGACGATCTTTGTAACTCTTTTCAACAGGTTGCTGAGGGCACTAAACATTTACCCCATTTATGGGACCTTTGTTCTAATGAGATTGCAGTTAGATCTGCAAAGCACATTCTTAAGGTGCTAAATCTAACTCCTCCTTTTCTTACTATGAATATAGTGTAagtctcttttttttcaaactgAGAAAAGGCATGCTACGGAGGGCATTACAACGAATTTTTATGGATTCCATCTTTGATACACAGGTTATTCAATCTGGCTATTTGTGGCTTTTAAGGCATAATGTGTTATGTTCTAATACTCAATGCCGAACTATCTTTTTAGAACTAGTTGCATGATATTGATCAACATAGATAAGAACATTTTTTGTTAGCCTTTTTTCATTCCTTGACAAAAGTGAGTTTAGTATTATCTGCATCGTGTCATTCTGCATCTAAACTGAGTGATACTATTGATTTTGGTCTACTCTTTATGCTTCTGTCATTAAATGACCTATTGATAAATAGTTTCTTGTGGGAAACAATGATGATtagcattttcattttcacgaTGTTTGAGTACTTGAGAATATGAGGTTGCCTAATAAATCCAGAGAACTTATCCCCCACTCGTACTTTCTCTCTTACTTTCCAAAAAAACAACTCATTTCATTCGTTGATTTAGTAGTATCTCACACTAGTATTACTCATTGTACAGGATGTTTTGAGAGATACTGAAGATCATGACTTAGGGATGGCACTTTCACATTTCTTCAATTGTTTCTTTGGAAGTTGTCAAGTACTTGCTACAAAAGCAGCTAGTAATATTCAGTCCAGAACCCCAAAGAAGGTTTGTTCAAAGCAGATATTTGTGTCTAGATGAAACTATATTATTGTTCACTATTCCCATTCCCTGGgctaatattaaatattcttttagcttaaattttattcGACCCTGTTTGTTTAGCTGTTAATGTATGAAGCTATTAGTATATACTTatcttaaaaagaaatgattatTGTTTTAGCATTTACTTCAAACATGCAATTGTTTGGTGACGTGTGTAAATTGAAAAGGGGATGTAAAGCCTAAAGAACCCTTTCTGCACATGCCAAGAGGTACCTCATTACAGctaataaaactatatttcaGTAATTCTTGAGAAAGATGAAGGGCAAAATCAAAAGGTTATGTGGCTGCTAAAAAACTCTCTCGGTACTCTAATACACCTACTTCTAAATTAGCTAAAGTTGATTTCTTGTGTTGTACATTTATATTGCAGGACCAAGTGGGTCACCATCATTCTTCCGGAAAAAATTTAAGGGGACAAGCCAGATGGAAAGGTAGAACACTTGCAAAAAAGAGTCAATCCTCATATATGAGTGTTAGCTCAGATTCTCTTTGGGCTGACATTCGAAATTTTGGAAAGCTCAAATATCAGGTGATCTTTACATGAAACGACTCCCACATACTTCCCCATATGATATTATCTCAAAGGCTCAAACTAtgttttttcatcttttttgggCTGTCTTAGCCTCCGAAGTCTTGCCTGCAATTAGTGATAGGAACAGGTGTTTTGCCATTCCTATCATTTAGNACTCTAATACACCTACTTCTAAATTAGCTAAAGTTGATTTCTTGTGTTGTACATTTATATTGCAGGACCAAGTGGGTCACCATCATTCTTCCGGAAAAAATTTAAGGGGACAAGCCAGATGGAAAGGTAGAACACTTGCAAAAAAGAGTCAATCCTCATATATGAGTGTTAGCTCAGATTCTCTTTGGGCTGACATTCGAAATTTTGGAAAGCTCAAATATCAGGTGATCTTTACATGAAACGACTCCCACATACTTCCCCATATGATATTATCTCAAAGGCTCAAACTAtgttttttcatcttttttgggCTGTCTTAGCCTCCGAAGTCTTGCCTGCAATTAGTGATAGGAACAGGTGTTTTGCCATTCCTATCATTTAGTTTTTCCAttgtttttaatgaaaattct
This region includes:
- the LOC111786616 gene encoding clustered mitochondria protein-like, which gives rise to MFLTDVVLPKFIQDLCTLEVSPMDGQTLTEALHAQGINVRYIGKVAEGTKHLPHLWDLCSNEIAVRSAKHILKDVLRDTEDHDLGMALSHFFNCFFGSCQVLATKAASNIQSRTPKKDQVGHHHSSGKNLRGQARWKGRTLAKKSQSSYMSVSSDSLWADIRNFGKLKYQDQVGHHHSSGKNLRGQARWKGRTLAKKSQSSYMSVSSDSLWADIRNFGKLKYQ